The Porites lutea chromosome 9, jaPorLute2.1, whole genome shotgun sequence sequence TATGGATGTATGTATCAAGGTGATAAAGGCACTTGTGACCGGTAAATAACCCCGATTCGAGCCACTATGAGGACGAGATTTgacttcatatttttttttcgcgtattaTCACAAAAGAAGACACCCTGGAAAACTGAAATGacaaaacttctaacatttcatACCTTGCTtcgccactacgacatgaaTGACGCTGGCCatcatgttttcccgccaaaatgacaccGGTGCACGCGCGCACACCACTTAGTTTTATTGAGAAATCTCGTAGTCCTTATCTTGGAAATTAATCAAGGTCTTCTATAATCACAAACCTGTACAAAGCTCTTATAGACATTTTTTCCTTGTTGTAATTTCGAATGCTCACCAGTCCCTCCAAACAGTTGCTAAAATGCGATAGCACTGGACTTCGAGTCACTCCCTCTATGCGCCTCAAGTCACGTGATGGATTGAGGTAATATCGACCAATCAAAGCAAAGATAACCATGAGTGGGAATGCTGGCAGTATTATCCAGGGGATTAACACAGATTGAAGTGTAACTGCTCCAATGCAGAATAGAATTATCTGCATGGCCATCAGAAATGCTTCTGGCAGTAATTCTTCCATGATGTTAATATCTCTGGAAAACCTGTTCAACACTCGTCCAACTGGATTGgtgtcaaaaaacaaaaccggAGCTTTCACTACCGCTGACAGCATTAAGTTATGAAGGCTCATCGATGAGTTAATCAACACGTTCAGGAACGTGGCCGCTCTGATGGTCGATAGTAAGAAAGCTGCACCAACCAGGTAACCATATATGGAAAGGTCTTGACTTTGACGCTGGGGATCACTTGATCTACTGGTCAACTGAAGAAGCCACCAGTCGGGAAGAACTAGGGATGCTTTATGATCGATACATAAAGAAAACAGGTTCATTAGTTAGTAaggctttttcttctttcaatcGCCAATTGCGCTAGATCAAGCGTATATTCATAGGTTCTATTAATAAACTGATAATTTAAAAGTGGAATCCATTATATTCGTTACACGCACTATTATCACAACAACTAATAGATCAAATTTTTAAATAACGACTTTCCTAGACGGAGTCTACATGTGCGCTTGACCAGACATGACAGT is a genomic window containing:
- the LOC140948997 gene encoding ATP-binding cassette sub-family C member 4-like produces the protein MNLFSLCIDHKASLVLPDWWLLQLTSRSSDPQRQSQDLSIYGYLVGAAFLLSTIRAATFLNVLINSSMSLHNLMLSAVVKAPVLFFDTNPVGRVLNRFSRDINIMEELLPEAFLMAMQIILFCIGAVTLQSVLIPWIILPAFPLMVIFALIGRYYLNPSRDLRRIEGVTRSPVLSHFSNCLEGLVSIRNYNKEKMSIRALYRYQDDHNRAYFAIFAIARWLGMRLDLICVIFATFVIYVAIITQSKAGT